Proteins encoded together in one Entomobacter blattae window:
- the ahcY gene encoding adenosylhomocysteinase — translation MDVLLDDYKVKDISLAEWGRKEISIAEGEMPGLMALRQEYGKEQPLKGARIAGCIHMTIQTAVLIETLVALGASVRWSSCNIFSTQDQAAAAIAAAGHPVFAWKGLSEEEFWWCIEQTLKGPNGWTPNMILDDGGDLTTLVHEKYPELLKAIKGISEETTTGVHRLREMAMKGTLKVPAINVNDSVTKSKFDNLYGCRESLVDAIRRGTDVMMAGKVAVVAGYGDVGKGSAASLRSAGCRVLVTEVDPICALQAAMEGYEVVTMEDAAPRGDIFVTCTGNVDIITIEHMRAMRHRAIVCNIGHFDSEIQINALRNYTWDNVKPQVDEVEFPDGKRLIVLSEGRLVNLGNATGHPSFVMSASFTNQTLAQIELWTAKPGKYENKVYTLPKILDEKVAALHLEKVGAALSKMSKTQADYIGVPVNGPFKPETYRY, via the coding sequence ATGGATGTGTTATTAGACGACTATAAAGTTAAGGACATTTCTTTAGCAGAGTGGGGAAGAAAAGAAATTTCCATAGCCGAAGGTGAAATGCCTGGTCTTATGGCTCTGCGTCAGGAATATGGAAAAGAACAACCCCTAAAAGGGGCACGGATTGCCGGCTGTATTCATATGACCATTCAAACAGCCGTTTTGATTGAAACCTTGGTTGCCCTTGGGGCAAGTGTGCGGTGGTCATCTTGTAATATCTTCTCTACACAAGACCAAGCAGCCGCAGCAATCGCTGCGGCTGGTCATCCAGTATTTGCATGGAAAGGTCTTTCCGAAGAGGAATTCTGGTGGTGTATTGAGCAGACCCTCAAAGGGCCCAATGGATGGACTCCCAATATGATTTTGGATGATGGGGGTGATTTAACAACCCTTGTTCACGAAAAATACCCAGAACTTTTAAAAGCCATAAAGGGCATTTCAGAAGAGACGACGACGGGCGTACACCGTTTACGGGAAATGGCTATGAAAGGCACCCTTAAGGTTCCCGCTATTAACGTGAATGATAGTGTAACAAAATCCAAATTTGATAACCTTTACGGCTGTCGTGAAAGCCTTGTTGATGCCATACGTCGTGGTACAGATGTGATGATGGCTGGCAAGGTTGCTGTTGTTGCTGGTTATGGCGATGTTGGGAAAGGATCTGCAGCGAGCCTACGAAGCGCTGGTTGTCGGGTTCTTGTTACAGAGGTAGATCCTATCTGTGCCCTGCAGGCTGCTATGGAAGGGTACGAAGTGGTGACAATGGAGGACGCTGCTCCAAGAGGGGATATTTTTGTAACGTGCACCGGTAATGTAGACATTATTACCATAGAGCATATGCGTGCTATGCGGCATAGGGCCATTGTTTGCAATATTGGTCATTTTGATTCAGAAATACAGATTAACGCTCTACGGAATTATACATGGGATAATGTAAAACCCCAGGTGGATGAGGTGGAGTTCCCCGATGGAAAAAGGCTCATTGTTCTTTCAGAAGGGCGCTTGGTGAATCTGGGCAATGCGACAGGCCATCCCTCTTTTGTCATGTCGGCCTCTTTTACCAATCAGACTTTGGCTCAGATTGAGTTGTGGACTGCGAAACCCGGAAAATACGAAAACAAGGTTTATACCTTACCTAAAATTCTTGATGAAAAGGTTGCAGCCTTGCATTTGGAAAAGGTTGGGGCTGCCCTTTCAAAAATGAGTAAGACCCAAGCCGACTATATTGGCGTACCTGTTAACGGGCCATTCAAGCCAGAAACCTACCGGTACTAG
- a CDS encoding bifunctional enoyl-CoA hydratase/phosphate acetyltransferase encodes MFSQYKHSQNFINQAAAKQPISCAVAYPCDQSSLEGAVEAAKLGMIKPILVGPEQEIKAVAQQHGYDISQLEIIDMPNSVAAASQAVALVGEGKAHMLMKGSLHTDELMREVVSREGGLRTKRRISHVFVMDIPGFETPYFITDAAVNILPDLLTKVDIIQNAIDLHVALGLGKPHVAVLSAVETVYSKIPSTLEAAALSKMVERGQIVGGIVDGPLAMDNALSVEAARIKKVGGTVAGHAQILLAPNIEAGNMLFKALVFFAKASVAGVILGAKVPVVLTSRADSATSRLASCAVAALYGHHLQESKKKV; translated from the coding sequence GTGTTTTCACAATATAAACATTCACAAAATTTTATAAATCAGGCAGCAGCCAAGCAGCCTATTTCGTGTGCTGTGGCCTATCCATGTGATCAGTCCTCTTTGGAAGGGGCTGTTGAGGCAGCTAAATTGGGTATGATCAAGCCTATTTTGGTTGGCCCCGAACAGGAGATAAAAGCGGTGGCTCAACAGCATGGCTACGATATCTCTCAGCTGGAAATTATCGATATGCCCAACAGTGTGGCAGCTGCATCCCAGGCGGTTGCTCTGGTGGGAGAAGGCAAGGCCCATATGCTGATGAAGGGAAGCTTGCATACAGACGAATTAATGCGCGAAGTTGTCTCCCGAGAAGGGGGGTTGCGGACAAAGCGGCGTATTAGCCATGTTTTTGTCATGGATATCCCTGGGTTTGAGACGCCTTATTTTATTACTGATGCAGCCGTGAATATTCTGCCTGATCTTTTAACAAAGGTTGATATTATTCAAAATGCTATAGATCTTCATGTAGCCCTAGGGCTTGGCAAGCCCCATGTTGCTGTACTTTCGGCCGTAGAAACAGTCTATTCCAAAATTCCTAGCACTCTTGAAGCCGCAGCCCTTTCTAAAATGGTAGAGCGGGGGCAAATCGTTGGGGGGATTGTTGATGGGCCTTTGGCCATGGATAATGCTCTAAGCGTGGAAGCTGCAAGGATTAAGAAAGTGGGAGGTACAGTGGCTGGTCATGCCCAGATCTTGCTGGCACCTAATATTGAAGCGGGCAATATGTTATTTAAGGCCTTGGTCTTCTTTGCCAAGGCGAGCGTTGCAGGGGTTATTCTGGGTGCAAAAGTTCCCGTTGTGCTTACAAGCCGTGCTGATAGTGCTACTTCGCGTTTAGCATCCTGTGCGGTGGCCGCTCTTTATGGGCATCATTTGCAGGAAAGCAAAAAAAAGGTATAA
- a CDS encoding acetaldehyde dehydrogenase (acetylating), with the protein MNLVSKDLLSIQEARTLVANAKKAQDAFSKFTQEQVDHLVETLAKTVAQQAEPLAQLAVAETGFGNVADKTLKNIFASTYLAEKMRDMKTIGVLKKNPADKTMDIAVPVGVVLGLIPSTNPTSTVIYKVLISLKAGNAIVLSPHPSALDCIVKTTQILIDAAEKAGAPPGLISCLTVMSKEGANTLLTHPDIALILATGGTPMVRAAYSSGNPAIGVGPGNSPVYIESSADIEKAVKDIVTSKTFDNGVICASEQAVIVEKHSDAAVRDAFKKNGGYFLTPEESQTLSKFLLRDNGSINPAIVGKDAQTLANMVGITIPPDAKVLLSEQTDISHKNPYAREKLAPILAYFIASSQEDALKKSCELLKVEGEGHTFSLHTKDDSLVEKASLIVPASRILVNSPGSLGGVGGTTNLFCSFTLGCGAMGGSSTSDNVGPEHLYNIRKVAYGVRSLSDLKAS; encoded by the coding sequence ATGAATCTCGTGTCTAAAGATCTTCTTTCCATCCAGGAAGCCCGTACTTTAGTTGCCAATGCCAAAAAAGCACAGGATGCTTTTAGTAAATTCACCCAAGAGCAGGTTGACCATCTGGTTGAGACTCTGGCAAAAACTGTCGCACAGCAGGCCGAGCCACTGGCACAACTGGCTGTAGCAGAAACCGGTTTTGGAAATGTTGCAGACAAAACCCTAAAAAATATTTTTGCAAGTACCTACCTTGCAGAAAAAATGAGGGATATGAAAACCATTGGGGTTTTAAAGAAAAACCCTGCAGACAAAACAATGGATATAGCTGTTCCTGTAGGAGTGGTTTTGGGACTTATTCCTTCTACCAATCCCACTTCTACAGTAATCTACAAAGTCCTGATTTCCCTCAAGGCTGGTAATGCCATTGTTCTGTCTCCCCATCCTTCCGCTCTTGATTGCATTGTTAAAACCACACAGATTCTTATTGACGCAGCTGAAAAGGCAGGGGCCCCTCCCGGCCTGATTTCTTGCCTCACTGTGATGAGTAAGGAAGGGGCCAACACCTTACTTACTCATCCCGACATTGCTCTGATCCTGGCTACAGGGGGAACACCCATGGTGCGGGCAGCTTACAGCTCTGGCAACCCAGCTATTGGTGTGGGGCCTGGCAATAGCCCTGTTTATATTGAATCGAGTGCCGATATTGAAAAAGCGGTAAAGGATATCGTGACCTCCAAAACCTTTGATAACGGGGTTATTTGCGCTTCTGAACAGGCTGTGATCGTTGAAAAACACAGTGATGCGGCTGTACGAGATGCCTTCAAGAAAAATGGCGGCTATTTTCTCACTCCAGAAGAATCGCAAACACTTTCCAAATTCCTGCTACGGGATAATGGAAGTATAAACCCGGCCATTGTAGGTAAGGATGCCCAAACCCTTGCAAACATGGTGGGAATAACCATTCCACCGGATGCAAAAGTTCTCCTTTCTGAGCAAACCGATATTTCGCATAAGAACCCTTATGCACGCGAAAAACTAGCACCTATCTTGGCTTATTTTATTGCCTCTTCCCAGGAAGATGCCCTTAAGAAAAGCTGCGAGTTGCTTAAAGTTGAAGGAGAAGGGCATACTTTCTCCCTCCACACCAAAGATGATAGCCTGGTAGAAAAAGCCTCCCTTATAGTGCCTGCTTCCCGTATTTTAGTGAACTCCCCTGGATCTTTAGGAGGTGTGGGCGGAACCACCAACCTGTTCTGTTCTTTTACATTGGGGTGTGGTGCTATGGGGGGAAGTTCCACATCAGATAATGTGGGACCAGAACACCTCTATAACATACGTAAAGTTGCTTATGGAGTAAGAAGCCTAAGCGATTTAAAAGCCTCTTAG
- a CDS encoding nuclear transport factor 2 family protein, translating into MFESSVLAPPFTRESAIQKVRISENAWNERNPEKIILGYTKDCTWRGRSKFLQGREAVEDYLRQKWNSEQDYRVIKELWTFGDNRIAIRFQYEWHNNSGLWFRSCGAELWEFNEEGFICKREASVNDLIISEEERRFLWPLGSRPEDHPGLLGLGL; encoded by the coding sequence ATGTTTGAAAGTTCAGTTCTCGCCCCGCCCTTTACGCGTGAATCAGCCATACAGAAAGTGCGTATTTCGGAGAATGCTTGGAATGAGCGCAATCCTGAGAAAATTATTTTAGGCTATACAAAAGATTGTACCTGGAGAGGGCGCTCAAAATTTTTGCAAGGCCGTGAAGCCGTTGAAGATTACTTGCGGCAAAAATGGAATAGCGAGCAGGACTATAGGGTTATTAAAGAATTATGGACTTTTGGTGATAACCGCATAGCGATTCGTTTTCAATATGAATGGCATAATAACTCAGGTCTATGGTTTCGTTCATGTGGGGCTGAGTTATGGGAGTTTAATGAGGAAGGTTTTATTTGTAAAAGGGAAGCCAGCGTTAATGATCTTATTATTTCTGAAGAAGAAAGGCGCTTTCTATGGCCGTTGGGTTCGCGCCCCGAAGACCATCCCGGGTTGTTGGGTTTAGGGCTTTAA
- the polA gene encoding DNA polymerase I: MSESQEKASQQDPSVSPFKLVVIDGSGFIFRAYHALPFMSGPEGVPVNAVYGFTNMLARFLKERIGTHLAVIFDAGRQTFRNKIYPQYKAHRPDVPEDLIPQFALIREATAAFGIPAIEKEGWEADDLIAAYAKKAVAAGGRCIIVSSDKDLMQLVNASVSMFDPIKSRTIGIEEVKERFGVEPGKVIEVQALMGDSVDNVPGVPGIGPKTATQLIQEYGSLEEVLAAIPQMKPSKRRENLENNREAARISLQLVKLDDEAPCPLPLKSLSFQDPNPQQLEEWLQKMQFRSILQRLNLSENSVKNKEAGEDINSSQGGGGASSSSQFGRQQDAQEQEEAEPFWKTSPYYSDYEGVTTEKQLDQWVNLITQQGYFALDTETTGLNPLEDTLVGISLAVTPGQACYIPLQHKAAATVSVDLLGHSQASSPENDLSISRHDEKIFPQLPLAVVIEKLSPLLAAPAILKIFQNAKFDMEVLHNAGFPVITPIEDTMLISYVLSAGKHGNGMDELSLLYLGHAPIPYDEVTGTGRKRISFAEVPIEKATRYAAEDADVTLRLWLALKPRLLKEKLLGVYEGYERPLIAILAAMEEAGIKIDAMELKAVSKDFAQRMAVMEEGIHHLAGRSFNLASPKQLGEILYDEMGIPGGKKTKSGTWSTDASTLQTLAEQGYDLPVRIVEWRQLAKLKSTYADALIEQVNAKTGRVHTSFQMTVTSTGRLSSNDPNLQNIPIRNEEGIKIRKAFIANPGYRLLSADYSQIELRLLAHVANIPALKEAFVLGQDIHARTASEVFGVPVEGIDPLIRRKAKAINFGIIYGISAFGLSRQLGISPKEAKEYIEIYFARYPEIYNYMETTKAYAKKHGYVQTPFGRRLWINGIGEKNSARRGYAERQAINAPLQGGAADIIKRAMVLLDHEMNAWKAHAKLLLQVHDELVFEVEEKEVEAFSQWVKTVMEQAAQISVPLVVDTGYACNWADAH; encoded by the coding sequence ATGTCTGAAAGCCAAGAAAAGGCGAGTCAGCAGGATCCTTCTGTATCGCCATTCAAATTGGTTGTTATTGATGGATCGGGTTTTATTTTCAGGGCCTATCATGCCCTGCCCTTTATGAGCGGGCCTGAAGGTGTGCCGGTGAATGCTGTTTATGGCTTTACCAATATGCTGGCTCGTTTTTTAAAGGAAAGGATTGGCACCCATCTTGCCGTGATATTTGATGCGGGGCGGCAGACTTTCCGAAATAAAATTTATCCTCAATATAAGGCCCATCGTCCCGATGTACCAGAAGACCTTATCCCTCAGTTTGCTCTTATTCGTGAGGCTACTGCAGCCTTCGGAATTCCGGCAATTGAAAAGGAAGGATGGGAAGCAGATGACCTTATTGCTGCTTATGCGAAGAAAGCTGTCGCAGCAGGAGGACGCTGTATCATAGTCTCTTCCGATAAAGACCTGATGCAGCTCGTTAATGCTTCTGTCAGTATGTTTGACCCCATTAAAAGCCGAACCATTGGAATAGAGGAAGTTAAAGAGCGCTTTGGTGTTGAGCCCGGCAAGGTTATTGAGGTACAGGCTCTAATGGGCGATTCTGTAGATAATGTGCCCGGGGTGCCAGGTATAGGGCCTAAAACAGCGACCCAACTTATTCAGGAATATGGAAGCTTGGAAGAGGTGCTTGCAGCTATTCCTCAGATGAAGCCTTCTAAAAGGCGCGAAAACCTTGAAAATAATCGTGAGGCAGCCCGTATATCCCTTCAGCTTGTCAAGCTTGATGATGAGGCTCCATGCCCCTTGCCACTGAAGAGTTTGTCTTTTCAGGACCCTAATCCTCAACAGCTTGAAGAATGGCTGCAGAAAATGCAGTTCCGTTCTATTTTACAGCGGCTCAATTTATCCGAAAATTCCGTAAAAAATAAGGAAGCAGGGGAGGATATCAATTCTTCGCAAGGGGGAGGGGGTGCATCTTCATCTTCCCAATTTGGCCGGCAACAAGATGCGCAAGAACAAGAGGAGGCAGAGCCCTTTTGGAAAACGAGTCCTTATTATTCTGACTATGAGGGTGTGACGACTGAAAAGCAGCTTGATCAGTGGGTCAATCTTATTACTCAGCAGGGCTACTTTGCTCTGGATACTGAAACAACGGGCTTAAATCCCTTGGAGGATACGCTTGTAGGAATTTCTTTGGCGGTTACACCGGGGCAGGCTTGCTATATTCCGTTGCAGCACAAGGCTGCCGCTACAGTATCGGTGGATTTGTTGGGGCATTCTCAGGCTTCTAGCCCAGAGAATGATCTGTCGATTTCGCGTCACGATGAAAAGATCTTTCCCCAGTTGCCCCTGGCGGTGGTTATAGAAAAGCTTTCGCCTTTATTGGCTGCACCGGCAATTCTTAAAATTTTTCAGAACGCAAAGTTTGATATGGAGGTGCTTCATAACGCAGGCTTTCCTGTGATTACCCCCATTGAAGATACCATGCTGATTTCCTACGTGCTATCGGCAGGGAAACACGGGAATGGGATGGATGAACTTTCTTTGCTTTATCTTGGGCATGCCCCTATCCCTTATGATGAGGTCACAGGTACGGGTAGGAAACGAATTTCCTTTGCAGAAGTCCCTATCGAGAAAGCTACTCGATATGCTGCAGAAGATGCAGATGTAACCTTGCGGTTATGGCTTGCGCTCAAACCCAGGCTCCTTAAGGAGAAATTATTGGGAGTTTATGAAGGGTATGAACGCCCCCTTATAGCAATTTTGGCGGCCATGGAAGAGGCGGGTATAAAAATAGATGCTATGGAACTTAAGGCCGTCTCTAAGGATTTTGCCCAACGCATGGCTGTTATGGAAGAGGGGATTCACCACCTTGCGGGTCGGAGTTTTAATTTAGCTTCCCCAAAACAGTTAGGGGAAATCTTGTATGACGAAATGGGAATTCCAGGGGGGAAAAAAACCAAGTCTGGTACCTGGAGTACAGATGCTTCAACCCTGCAAACCCTGGCAGAACAAGGCTATGATTTGCCTGTGCGTATTGTGGAATGGCGCCAGCTTGCCAAGCTTAAATCGACTTATGCAGATGCTTTGATAGAGCAGGTTAATGCAAAAACAGGGCGGGTTCATACCTCTTTTCAAATGACTGTGACCTCCACAGGTAGGCTTTCTTCTAATGATCCAAACTTGCAGAATATTCCTATTCGTAATGAAGAGGGGATAAAAATCCGCAAGGCATTTATTGCTAACCCTGGTTACAGGCTGCTCTCAGCTGATTATTCACAAATTGAATTGCGTCTCTTGGCTCATGTGGCCAATATCCCCGCTCTGAAAGAAGCTTTTGTTCTTGGGCAAGATATTCATGCCAGAACGGCATCAGAAGTCTTTGGAGTGCCTGTGGAAGGGATAGACCCTCTTATTCGGCGTAAGGCCAAGGCCATTAATTTTGGAATAATTTATGGGATAAGTGCCTTTGGTTTATCACGTCAGCTGGGCATTAGTCCGAAAGAAGCTAAAGAATATATTGAAATCTATTTTGCCCGGTATCCTGAAATTTATAATTATATGGAAACCACAAAGGCTTACGCTAAAAAGCATGGATATGTTCAAACACCTTTTGGAAGGCGGTTGTGGATTAATGGCATTGGAGAAAAAAACTCTGCACGTCGCGGTTATGCGGAGCGCCAGGCGATTAACGCACCGCTGCAAGGTGGTGCTGCTGATATTATAAAAAGGGCCATGGTGCTTTTGGATCATGAAATGAATGCCTGGAAAGCGCATGCAAAATTGCTTCTTCAGGTTCATGATGAGCTGGTTTTTGAAGTTGAGGAAAAAGAGGTAGAAGCATTTTCTCAGTGGGTTAAAACCGTTATGGAGCAAGCAGCCCAGATTTCTGTACCTTTAGTGGTGGATACGGGTTATGCTTGCAATTGGGCAGACGCCCATTAG
- a CDS encoding zinc-finger domain-containing protein, whose product MPRIDLNKELNPVARPKLGHLETILVNSRVVACDGGDGVLGHPKVWLRIVDHQAYCPYCSREFVTHPEAKITSTTGEH is encoded by the coding sequence ATGCCCAGAATAGATCTTAATAAAGAATTGAACCCAGTTGCTCGCCCAAAATTGGGGCATTTGGAAACAATTCTGGTGAATAGCCGTGTTGTGGCTTGTGATGGAGGCGATGGTGTATTGGGCCATCCCAAGGTGTGGCTTCGTATCGTTGACCATCAAGCCTATTGCCCCTATTGCTCGCGTGAGTTTGTAACCCATCCTGAGGCTAAGATTACTTCGACTACCGGTGAGCATTAA